The Mechercharimyces sp. CAU 1602 genome includes a region encoding these proteins:
- the atpG gene encoding ATP synthase F1 subunit gamma yields the protein MPNMRDIKRRIRSVENTKQITKAMEMVAAAKLRRAQERAEAARPYAEKLGEVVTSIATGTQGVSHPMLTSRPVKKTGYLIITSDRGLAGGFNGNLLRKLVATVKERHQTEDEYTMFVIGRKGLDFLKKRGYPVLDSVVGLPDDLDFADVKAVAKNAVRYYADEQFDELYLLYNEFVNPVTQIPVEKRLLPLEDLAQEESGNSPAYEYEPSAEEVLESLLPRYAETLIYSAALESKASEQGARMSAMGSATDNASEMIGKLNLHYNRARQAAITQELAEIVAGANA from the coding sequence ATGCCGAATATGCGAGATATTAAGCGTCGCATTCGCTCCGTGGAAAACACAAAGCAGATTACTAAGGCGATGGAGATGGTTGCGGCGGCGAAGTTGCGGCGTGCGCAGGAGCGTGCGGAAGCGGCACGTCCCTATGCTGAGAAGCTGGGTGAAGTGGTAACCAGCATCGCAACAGGAACGCAAGGGGTAAGTCATCCGATGTTAACCTCCCGTCCAGTGAAAAAGACAGGGTATTTGATCATCACGTCAGATCGCGGGTTAGCAGGTGGGTTTAACGGTAACTTATTGCGTAAACTGGTGGCAACTGTGAAAGAGCGTCATCAGACTGAAGATGAATATACGATGTTCGTCATTGGACGCAAAGGGCTAGACTTCTTGAAGAAGCGTGGCTATCCGGTGCTCGACTCAGTAGTTGGGCTTCCAGATGATTTGGACTTTGCCGATGTGAAGGCAGTAGCCAAAAATGCGGTTCGCTATTATGCGGATGAGCAATTTGACGAATTATATCTGTTATATAACGAGTTTGTAAATCCAGTAACACAGATACCAGTCGAAAAACGATTGTTACCTTTGGAAGATCTCGCTCAGGAAGAGTCGGGTAACTCTCCCGCATATGAGTATGAACCTTCAGCAGAAGAAGTGTTGGAATCCTTGCTTCCTCGCTATGCGGAAACCTTGATTTACAGTGCGGCTTTGGAGTCGAAAGCGAGTGAACAAGGTGCTCGTATGTCTGCTATGGGTAGTGCCACTGATAATGCGAGCGAAATGATCGGTAAGCTGAATCTGCACTACAACCGCGCACGTCAAGCGGCGATTACACAAGAACTGGCAGAAATCGTCGCTGGAGCGAACGCGTAA
- the atpA gene encoding F0F1 ATP synthase subunit alpha → MSIKPEEISALIKQQIEQVGSAIEMVDVGSVIQVGDGIARVHGLEKVMAGELLEFANGVMGMALNLEEDHVGVVILGPYTDIREGDQVKRTGRIMEVPVGEALLGRVVNPLGQPLDGKGPIETTETRPVESPAPGVFDRKSVHEPMQTGIKAIDAMIPIGRGQRELIIGDRQTGKTTIAIDTIINQKDQDVICVYVAIGQKQSTVVNVVEKLKKAGALDYTIIVSASASDPSPLLFLSPYSGCAMGEYFMYKGKHVLCVYDDLSKQAAAYRELSLLLRRPPGREAFPGDVFYLHSRLLERAAKLSDERGGGSLTALPFIETQAGDVSAYIPTNVISITDGQIFLDTDLFNSGVRPAVNVGTSVSRVGGDAQIKAIKKVSGTLKLDLAQYEELQAFAQFGSDLDKATQAKLSRGERTVEILKQGENAPLPVEKQIVSIYIVTKGHLDDIPVEDVSRFEQEFLSYMDSEHKDVLKSIVEKKVLEEATEEKLKGAIATFKKGFAVSGS, encoded by the coding sequence ATGAGCATCAAACCAGAAGAGATTAGTGCGCTGATTAAACAGCAAATCGAGCAGGTTGGTTCTGCAATCGAAATGGTGGACGTAGGTAGCGTTATTCAAGTAGGTGACGGGATCGCACGCGTTCACGGATTGGAGAAAGTAATGGCAGGTGAGCTATTGGAATTTGCCAATGGCGTGATGGGCATGGCCCTTAACCTGGAAGAAGATCACGTAGGTGTGGTTATTCTCGGACCTTACACCGACATTCGGGAAGGGGACCAAGTGAAGCGGACGGGACGGATCATGGAAGTTCCTGTAGGGGAAGCACTACTCGGCCGAGTTGTTAACCCACTAGGACAGCCGCTTGATGGAAAAGGTCCAATCGAAACAACCGAAACACGTCCAGTTGAATCACCGGCTCCAGGTGTATTTGATCGGAAATCGGTACATGAACCGATGCAAACAGGAATCAAAGCGATCGATGCCATGATTCCAATCGGTCGTGGCCAGCGGGAATTGATCATTGGTGATCGTCAAACAGGTAAAACCACCATTGCGATCGACACCATCATTAATCAAAAAGATCAAGATGTGATTTGCGTCTATGTTGCGATCGGACAGAAGCAATCTACCGTGGTTAACGTGGTAGAGAAGCTGAAAAAAGCAGGTGCACTCGATTACACCATTATCGTAAGTGCAAGTGCGTCCGACCCTTCACCGCTTCTATTCTTATCACCATACTCCGGTTGTGCGATGGGTGAGTACTTCATGTACAAAGGCAAACACGTCCTTTGTGTATATGATGACTTGAGTAAACAAGCAGCAGCTTATCGTGAGCTTTCCTTGCTTCTTCGTCGTCCACCAGGTCGTGAAGCGTTCCCAGGGGATGTATTCTATCTTCACTCCCGCTTGTTGGAGCGCGCTGCGAAGTTAAGTGATGAGCGTGGTGGCGGTTCCTTAACTGCACTTCCGTTTATTGAAACGCAAGCAGGTGACGTCTCTGCGTATATCCCGACCAACGTAATCTCTATTACGGATGGTCAGATCTTCCTTGATACCGATCTCTTTAACTCAGGTGTGCGTCCAGCGGTAAACGTGGGAACCTCGGTTTCTCGTGTTGGTGGTGACGCACAGATTAAAGCGATTAAGAAAGTATCAGGTACCTTGAAGCTGGACTTGGCCCAGTACGAAGAACTACAAGCTTTTGCCCAGTTTGGTTCTGATTTGGATAAAGCAACCCAAGCGAAGTTGTCGCGTGGGGAGCGTACGGTTGAAATCTTGAAGCAGGGTGAGAATGCACCGCTCCCAGTGGAGAAGCAGATCGTTTCCATCTACATCGTAACCAAAGGACATCTTGATGATATTCCTGTGGAAGATGTAAGTCGCTTTGAACAAGAATTCCTCTCTTACATGGATAGTGAGCATAAAGACGTACTCAAGTCGATCGTAGAGAAGAAAGTATTGGAAGAGGCGACGGAAGAGAAACTGAAGGGTGCAATTGCCACCTTTAAAAAAGGGTTTGCCGTTTCAGGATCATAA
- a CDS encoding F0F1 ATP synthase subunit delta: MSSAVVAKRYAKALFEAAQEQGLLEQVEEELVTVDQMLGHTPELKKWLTHPTVDVKQKKEVLLKVSESMSTLTTNVLILLIERGREAVITDFVRSYQKLANEARGVAEAVVTTAVTLTEAEAAQLSQAFSKKMGKELRITNIVDPTIIGGVVVRIGDRLYDGSIKSKLDRFEQQLRQSHVS; this comes from the coding sequence ATGAGTAGCGCAGTCGTAGCGAAGCGGTATGCCAAAGCGCTATTCGAGGCCGCTCAAGAACAAGGGTTGCTGGAACAAGTGGAGGAAGAGCTTGTGACAGTGGATCAAATGCTTGGGCATACCCCGGAACTTAAGAAATGGTTGACACACCCGACGGTAGATGTCAAGCAAAAGAAAGAAGTATTGCTGAAAGTAAGTGAGTCCATGTCAACGTTAACAACCAATGTGCTCATCTTATTGATCGAACGTGGTCGTGAAGCCGTTATTACTGACTTTGTGCGTAGCTATCAGAAGCTAGCCAACGAAGCGCGTGGAGTTGCTGAAGCGGTGGTAACAACGGCGGTTACACTTACAGAAGCAGAGGCTGCACAATTATCGCAAGCTTTTTCCAAGAAGATGGGGAAAGAATTGCGGATTACCAATATTGTTGATCCAACAATCATCGGTGGCGTTGTTGTACGCATCGGCGATCGTCTCTATGATGGCAGCATCAAAAGTAAGTTGGATCGGTTTGAACAACAGTTGCGTCAATCACATGTCAGTTAG
- the atpF gene encoding F0F1 ATP synthase subunit B encodes MSLHVGTMAFLLAVVLVLMLLVSKFALRPMVEVMRKRQSYIDEQISAAENSQKQAEQLIADQQAALKEARNEAHAILERAKKQKEQEAQQIIAAANERAEQMLNDAKAEIIQEKEKAVAQLRGEVGQLSVLLASKLMEKELDASEQAKLVDRYIQEAGELQ; translated from the coding sequence TTGAGTCTACATGTGGGTACAATGGCATTTCTACTTGCGGTCGTCTTGGTTCTGATGCTATTGGTTTCGAAATTTGCTTTGCGTCCGATGGTAGAAGTGATGCGCAAGCGTCAATCCTATATCGATGAGCAAATTAGCGCGGCAGAAAATAGCCAGAAGCAGGCAGAGCAGTTGATTGCTGATCAACAAGCTGCATTGAAGGAGGCTCGCAACGAGGCACATGCGATTCTTGAACGTGCGAAGAAGCAGAAAGAGCAAGAAGCACAACAGATTATCGCTGCCGCTAACGAGCGTGCTGAACAAATGCTAAATGACGCGAAAGCGGAAATCATACAAGAAAAAGAAAAAGCGGTTGCCCAGTTGCGCGGTGAAGTGGGACAACTATCGGTCTTGCTTGCTTCAAAGCTGATGGAAAAAGAATTGGATGCAAGCGAACAAGCCAAACTGGTTGATCGTTACATCCAAGAGGCAGGGGAATTGCAATGA
- the atpE gene encoding F0F1 ATP synthase subunit C, with amino-acid sequence MSVLAGGIMIAFAAIAAGLGNAILFSRYIEGIARQPEARGTLFGQSMIALGLVEALPIISIAFGILVLMGVIGS; translated from the coding sequence ATGAGTGTATTAGCTGGTGGAATCATGATCGCATTTGCAGCGATTGCAGCAGGTTTGGGGAACGCAATTTTGTTTAGCCGTTACATCGAGGGTATCGCTCGTCAACCAGAAGCACGTGGTACGTTGTTTGGTCAGTCCATGATCGCATTGGGTCTTGTTGAGGCGCTTCCAATTATTTCGATCGCTTTCGGGATCTTGGTATTGATGGGTGTCATCGGCAGCTAA
- the atpB gene encoding F0F1 ATP synthase subunit A, producing MEATPKLGSGIWAIDLTVVLGSVIVAAIVLLLTILASRRLSMRPTGLQNFMEMVIEFIQGVTRMSLDHKQADKFLGMAFTIFLFIFFSNQLGVIFMLSAEVHEPIPSLGLTSEVLEDAHNEVSIIKSPTADLSVAFALSFAITLFAHFLGIRKNPKKYAKHYFEPYIPMFPLHIIDELAKPTTHGMRLWANIFAGEVLIIIMLKAGLLAGLPLLIWVGFSIFVGTIQAFIFTVLAMVYIGQKVADDH from the coding sequence ATGGAAGCAACACCGAAGTTGGGTTCGGGGATATGGGCCATTGATTTAACCGTTGTATTGGGATCAGTCATCGTTGCAGCAATCGTTTTACTTCTTACGATTCTAGCTTCACGGCGTCTTAGTATGAGGCCGACGGGTTTACAAAACTTCATGGAGATGGTGATCGAATTTATCCAGGGAGTTACCCGCATGAGCTTGGATCATAAACAGGCGGATAAATTTTTAGGGATGGCATTTACGATATTCCTGTTCATCTTTTTTTCCAACCAATTGGGTGTCATCTTCATGCTTTCGGCAGAGGTGCATGAACCGATTCCTTCATTGGGCTTAACAAGCGAAGTGCTTGAAGACGCCCATAATGAAGTGTCGATTATTAAGTCGCCGACAGCAGATTTGAGTGTGGCATTTGCCCTCTCCTTTGCCATTACGCTGTTTGCACATTTCTTGGGGATTCGCAAGAACCCGAAGAAGTATGCTAAGCATTACTTTGAGCCTTATATACCGATGTTCCCACTCCATATCATCGATGAATTGGCAAAACCGACAACTCACGGGATGCGGTTATGGGCAAACATCTTTGCAGGTGAAGTATTGATCATCATCATGCTGAAGGCAGGCTTGTTGGCGGGGCTACCCCTGCTAATCTGGGTTGGATTTTCGATTTTTGTAGGAACGATCCAAGCCTTTATCTTTACCGTGTTAGCAATGGTGTATATTGGACAAAAAGTGGCGGATGATCACTAA
- a CDS encoding ATP synthase subunit I translates to MTAMTNELDWIRRHILRYSGIILTTLVLLWIITPYKPFLAGIILGGLVSLYNVLYLARRIRIIGERVVAGQGPAGTGLVNRILMIGFSVIMAVRFPEWIDYRSLVLGWPISYILLAVVGYLLVRHDRMDRKEENADGSNTEVGFGDMGH, encoded by the coding sequence ATGACAGCGATGACGAACGAATTGGACTGGATACGGCGCCATATATTGCGATATTCAGGCATCATTCTTACTACCCTGGTACTGTTGTGGATAATAACTCCATACAAACCCTTTTTGGCAGGGATCATCCTGGGTGGATTGGTCAGTCTATACAATGTTCTTTACTTAGCGCGGCGCATCCGAATCATTGGTGAGCGCGTCGTTGCAGGACAAGGTCCAGCAGGAACAGGACTGGTTAACCGCATATTGATGATTGGATTCTCTGTAATCATGGCGGTCCGGTTTCCGGAGTGGATCGACTACCGCTCGCTGGTACTGGGTTGGCCGATTAGTTATATACTCCTAGCTGTCGTTGGCTACTTACTCGTACGCCATGACAGGATGGACAGAAAGGAGGAGAATGCTGATGGAAGCAACACCGAAGTTGGGTTCGGGGATATGGGCCATTGA
- a CDS encoding AtpZ/AtpI family protein — translation MNKNTENPLRMMGLIGTLGSEIVIMILIGVWLGKWLDQTFSTEPVWLLVGVLGGLITGIVGAAMTLKAFIKE, via the coding sequence GTGAACAAAAACACTGAAAACCCACTTCGCATGATGGGGTTGATCGGAACTCTGGGTTCGGAGATTGTCATCATGATTTTAATTGGCGTCTGGCTGGGGAAATGGTTGGATCAAACCTTTTCCACAGAACCTGTATGGTTGTTGGTAGGTGTGTTAGGTGGCCTTATCACAGGCATAGTAGGGGCAGCGATGACGTTGAAAGCATTTATAAAGGAATGA
- a CDS encoding arylamine N-acetyltransferase, with translation MSHTPVWIQRYIQFLGITPQSPSADHLSQIITSHLNKIPFENISKLLLFKEAGGAERGIPEPDQYVKQIIAKNLGGTCYSIHYHLLHVLQHLGYKCRWTKLGKSHLAILVQLPEAPKEWAYIDCGSAAPFFSPVFFTTDVEQVSSYAGVECRIEAEPGQENHFRYIRTVNGERKESDWVFSLHQTYTWAEIRPSLQASYALDSTFMKRIFCQLYQLEQGRSIALDNNKLTIRTQDGNVTTQYLHDLDEVKEVMRTEFHLPHLPLEEAIAVLHELGVDVFAPAKSK, from the coding sequence ATGAGTCACACACCAGTATGGATTCAGCGCTACATTCAATTTTTAGGGATTACACCACAATCACCATCGGCTGACCACTTGAGTCAAATCATAACCTCACATTTAAATAAAATTCCGTTTGAAAATATAAGTAAGCTACTACTGTTTAAAGAAGCAGGTGGAGCAGAGCGAGGTATTCCTGAACCGGATCAATATGTGAAGCAAATCATAGCGAAAAACTTAGGGGGGACCTGTTATTCTATCCACTATCATCTGTTGCACGTATTACAGCACCTAGGTTATAAGTGCCGCTGGACCAAGTTAGGGAAAAGTCATCTTGCTATCTTAGTTCAATTGCCAGAAGCTCCTAAGGAATGGGCATATATAGATTGTGGGTCTGCAGCCCCGTTTTTTTCTCCGGTCTTTTTTACTACTGATGTAGAGCAAGTTAGTTCATATGCAGGGGTAGAGTGTCGTATTGAAGCAGAGCCAGGTCAGGAGAATCACTTCCGTTATATAAGGACAGTAAATGGAGAACGAAAAGAATCGGATTGGGTATTTTCTCTTCATCAAACCTATACTTGGGCTGAGATTCGCCCATCCTTACAAGCTTCGTACGCTCTTGATTCTACCTTTATGAAACGAATTTTTTGCCAGCTCTACCAGTTAGAACAGGGGCGCAGCATTGCGTTAGATAATAACAAATTGACGATACGTACGCAGGACGGCAACGTAACGACACAATATTTACATGATTTGGATGAGGTGAAAGAAGTGATGCGAACGGAGTTCCATTTACCTCATCTTCCTCTAGAAGAAGCGATTGCAGTATTGCATGAACTAGGAGTTGATGTGTTTGCACCAGCGAAGAGTAAGTAA
- the upp gene encoding uracil phosphoribosyltransferase translates to MGVYVLDHPLIQHKLTYIRRKKTGTKAFRELVEEVSALMAYEITREMPLEEITIETPVATMESKILSGKKLGLVPILRAGLGMVDGILRLIPAAKVGHIGLYRDPETLEPVQYYAKMPSDIEERELIVIDPMLATGGSAAEALIRLKEMGARNLKLMCLVAAPEGIERVQHEHPDVDLYVAAIDERLNEHGYITPGLGDAGDRLFGTR, encoded by the coding sequence GTGGGAGTATATGTTTTGGATCATCCATTGATTCAGCATAAATTAACCTATATCAGACGAAAAAAAACAGGTACGAAAGCCTTCCGCGAGTTGGTAGAAGAAGTATCTGCCTTAATGGCATACGAGATTACACGAGAAATGCCACTAGAGGAGATTACGATTGAAACACCCGTAGCTACGATGGAGAGTAAAATCTTGTCGGGTAAAAAATTAGGATTGGTTCCGATCTTACGGGCGGGATTAGGAATGGTGGATGGGATCCTACGTCTCATTCCGGCAGCCAAAGTAGGTCACATCGGGTTGTACCGTGATCCAGAAACATTGGAGCCTGTTCAATACTATGCGAAGATGCCGTCTGATATTGAGGAAAGGGAATTGATCGTGATTGATCCGATGTTAGCAACTGGAGGATCGGCGGCAGAGGCATTGATTCGTCTCAAAGAGATGGGGGCACGCAACTTAAAGCTGATGTGTTTAGTTGCGGCTCCAGAGGGAATTGAGCGCGTGCAACATGAACATCCAGATGTTGATCTTTACGTAGCTGCGATCGATGAGCGTCTAAATGAGCATGGTTATATAACTCCAGGCTTAGGTGATGCAGGAGACCGTTTATTCGGAACGAGATAA
- a CDS encoding RtcB family protein, with translation MIKEHGNNHRELELTQGNLHVFANDEVFQSLDDKVYTMADNNLTIPRSVHMSYTPDAHVGIGTCIGTTAVWMQKDGFVSPSIVGSDIGCGMRVHMTSLHHEDVRDKRIRRAMIDAIEKDVPIHEKSHSAYKDIWLEDIIKEGIRGLPRHYVPDSYTPTKTRSLTHIENATFTFDHDALADIPEKMWKRAWGQLGTLGGGNHFIELQRIEIAEDKREIAESWGLFDGQIIVMIHSGSRAWGGMMGPRYTKEFKGAMYKWGIGTPDPNLVFAPIQSEEGQRYINLMYSALNFAVTNRHMLAYGVEQALQGLLGKDFKMPVLYDLMHNYALKEPHHNKAMFVHRKGTTRALPKGHFLNPDSYKKTGHPALIPGSMGTASYIMVGEKEGVKNYYSICHGAGRVRSRRATKEQVSVDSFSQAMRVGSDEEILVNHRTLETILDECPQAYKDVDQVIDSVVGAKLASVVAICKPIAVLKGR, from the coding sequence ATGATAAAAGAACATGGAAATAATCATCGTGAACTAGAGTTAACACAAGGAAACTTACATGTATTTGCCAACGACGAGGTATTTCAAAGCCTGGATGATAAAGTATATACGATGGCAGATAATAATCTCACGATTCCACGCAGTGTACATATGAGTTACACACCGGATGCTCATGTAGGAATCGGTACGTGTATAGGTACAACTGCAGTTTGGATGCAGAAGGACGGCTTCGTTTCCCCTTCGATTGTGGGCTCAGATATTGGATGTGGCATGCGGGTTCATATGACTTCTTTGCATCATGAAGATGTTCGTGACAAGCGTATTCGCCGCGCGATGATTGATGCAATCGAAAAAGATGTGCCAATTCATGAGAAATCGCATTCTGCATATAAAGATATTTGGTTGGAAGATATTATAAAAGAGGGAATTCGTGGTCTTCCCCGTCACTATGTTCCTGACTCTTATACTCCTACCAAAACACGCTCTTTAACGCATATTGAGAATGCCACATTTACTTTTGACCATGATGCGCTCGCCGACATTCCAGAGAAGATGTGGAAGCGTGCCTGGGGACAACTGGGCACCTTGGGGGGCGGCAATCATTTTATTGAATTACAGCGCATTGAGATCGCTGAAGATAAGCGTGAGATTGCAGAGTCTTGGGGATTATTTGATGGGCAGATCATTGTAATGATTCACTCCGGTTCACGTGCCTGGGGTGGGATGATGGGACCCCGTTATACGAAGGAATTTAAGGGGGCTATGTATAAATGGGGAATTGGTACCCCTGACCCTAATTTGGTTTTTGCGCCTATTCAATCGGAGGAAGGTCAGCGTTATATTAATCTGATGTATTCGGCGCTCAACTTTGCTGTTACCAATCGTCATATGCTAGCCTATGGGGTAGAGCAAGCGTTACAAGGGTTGTTGGGAAAAGATTTTAAGATGCCTGTACTGTATGATTTAATGCACAATTATGCTCTAAAAGAGCCTCATCACAATAAAGCGATGTTCGTTCATCGTAAGGGGACAACGCGCGCTCTTCCAAAAGGTCATTTCCTTAATCCGGATTCATATAAGAAAACAGGTCACCCTGCTTTGATTCCAGGTTCGATGGGCACGGCTTCCTATATTATGGTGGGGGAAAAAGAAGGAGTAAAAAATTACTACTCTATTTGCCACGGGGCAGGTCGGGTGCGTTCACGACGGGCAACGAAGGAGCAAGTTTCTGTTGATTCGTTTTCACAAGCGATGCGAGTGGGTTCGGATGAGGAGATCTTGGTAAATCACCGTACTTTGGAAACCATATTGGATGAGTGTCCCCAAGCCTATAAGGATGTGGATCAAGTGATTGACTCGGTAGTAGGAGCGAAGTTAGCATCCGTAGTTGCTATCTGCAAACCGATCGCTGTACTTAAAGGAAGATGA
- a CDS encoding GNAT family N-acetyltransferase, with product MIQLSTYKSEHKRLLSTFSLPHDQLQYTQLPQDALHKCTEDPNRHPVVILHAERPVGFFILHHRSELTDFTKKETSLLIRSLSVNHSEQGKGIALQAMRLLPNYVRLHFPLVTELMLVVNEKNIAAQALYHKAGYLDHGIRREGPVGPQKILHYNML from the coding sequence ATGATTCAATTATCCACTTACAAGTCAGAACACAAGAGACTCTTATCCACATTCTCCTTACCTCATGATCAACTCCAATACACCCAACTCCCCCAAGATGCCTTACACAAGTGTACAGAGGACCCTAACCGTCATCCCGTGGTAATATTACATGCTGAGCGTCCTGTTGGCTTTTTTATTCTTCATCATCGCAGCGAACTTACTGATTTTACAAAGAAAGAAACGTCACTTTTGATACGCTCGCTATCCGTTAACCACAGTGAGCAGGGAAAGGGAATTGCGCTCCAAGCAATGCGACTCCTCCCTAACTATGTTCGCTTACACTTCCCACTTGTTACAGAACTAATGTTAGTCGTAAATGAGAAGAATATTGCTGCACAAGCTTTATATCATAAAGCCGGTTACCTCGATCATGGGATAAGGAGAGAGGGGCCCGTGGGGCCACAAAAAATCTTGCATTACAATATGTTGTAA
- a CDS encoding DUF1648 domain-containing protein, translating into MGKNPQIERHKTRTERIHDLICVLLFMAILLYLGIQWSALPSEIPIHFDETGKADGWGGKGFTLFIIMIPLVIYIVMTVMAKYPHHFNYPARLSHENAAAMYQNAQLLISWLKLEITLFFIWFSKRFIDAAVYGTPLVVWEEVVLFVGILLLTIGILLYRRNKIK; encoded by the coding sequence ATGGGTAAAAACCCTCAAATAGAGCGACATAAAACACGAACAGAAAGAATCCATGACCTTATCTGCGTCCTGTTATTTATGGCAATCCTCCTATACTTAGGTATACAATGGTCTGCTCTGCCCAGTGAGATTCCTATTCATTTCGATGAAACAGGGAAGGCAGACGGATGGGGAGGTAAGGGGTTTACTCTCTTTATCATCATGATTCCTCTAGTCATATATATAGTGATGACAGTTATGGCTAAATATCCTCACCATTTTAATTACCCTGCGAGATTATCTCATGAAAATGCAGCTGCGATGTATCAAAATGCTCAGCTTCTGATAAGTTGGCTCAAATTAGAGATCACTTTGTTTTTTATCTGGTTTAGCAAGAGATTTATTGATGCCGCTGTGTACGGAACTCCACTCGTTGTATGGGAAGAAGTGGTGTTGTTCGTAGGGATATTATTACTGACGATAGGCATACTCTTATATCGGCGTAACAAGATTAAGTAA
- a CDS encoding sporulation delaying protein family toxin: protein MNFYYLLIIKGEMNVTKKVVSWMLILSLLVVGVAATPSFAAPSLEKGAKYDGETIYRGLVFGQGPVAKLFPEIWTEELLAEMKKNDGNNVAVADDIMARMKEKDPKVFVNLEKAVYSGSHVKVNKALKKSGELLAQVIEQENGKAHQEIEGAGTGQCYVAILAAAITTVGAYSHAVVATAAGAVTIYAAVVVKTTFWTSAKSPKDAELMQEMLVNNVVTRLASN from the coding sequence TTGAATTTTTATTATTTACTAATTATTAAAGGGGAGATGAATGTGACGAAGAAAGTGGTTTCCTGGATGTTGATTTTATCACTATTGGTTGTTGGAGTTGCGGCTACACCTTCCTTTGCTGCCCCCTCGTTGGAAAAGGGAGCAAAGTATGATGGTGAAACTATTTATCGCGGTCTTGTTTTTGGACAAGGTCCGGTAGCAAAACTTTTCCCTGAGATTTGGACAGAGGAATTATTAGCGGAGATGAAGAAGAATGATGGAAATAACGTAGCTGTTGCCGATGATATTATGGCGAGAATGAAGGAAAAAGATCCGAAAGTATTTGTGAACCTAGAAAAAGCAGTATACAGTGGTAGCCATGTTAAGGTAAACAAAGCATTAAAAAAGAGTGGGGAACTGTTGGCACAAGTGATTGAGCAAGAGAATGGGAAGGCTCATCAAGAGATTGAAGGTGCTGGAACAGGACAATGTTATGTAGCAATTTTGGCAGCTGCAATCACGACGGTGGGAGCGTATAGCCATGCTGTTGTAGCGACAGCCGCGGGTGCAGTAACGATCTATGCAGCTGTAGTGGTAAAAACCACCTTCTGGACGTCTGCCAAGTCTCCTAAAGACGCTGAATTGATGCAGGAAATGTTAGTAAACAATGTAGTGACGAGATTAGCGAGTAACTAG